The Thermodesulfovibrionales bacterium genomic sequence GTCATATTGCAGTGTCAACTTAATCCGACGAATACTCAATCAATAATCTCTTTGTGAAGGCGTGGCAAAGACCACAACAGCAGTTCTATTCAGGGAGTAACCTAGTGACAGAGTCTTTGGAGCTCGGAAGTCCCCGGTCTTACTCTGCCTCGATAAAATGACCCGGGTTAACGGAAGAAGTGAGCCCGGGATTCATGCTGACTCGTCTTCTCTCTTCGCCTCTTCGGAGTCGAGAGAATTCGTCGTTAATTCGCCCGAATCTGTTGAATCCGTTGTTTCGACAGGCTGTTGAGGCACCTCGTCCTTCTTGAAGCGTTTCTGTCGTTTCTCTTCCTGTTTTTTCTGGCGCAACAGCTCTTTTCTTCTCTTGTTGCTCTTAAACGCACCCGCATGCTTTCCCAAAACAGCCTCCCTGCTTCCGAATAGTGATTCATTATACCATGGTCGACAAGGGGAATGCTAACAGAGAGAATCGGAAACCCTAGGGCAAGGGAAAATTGACTTTTTGCTCCGGAAGATGCGATAATAGATAAAGTTTTTGTATGTTTACGAAGAGGCCGCAAAGACTTTTAGCTTTGGGGTCTTTTTTTTCAGACTGCCTGAAGGCGGGGGCCTTTCGCAAAAAGAGGAGAACATGAACCCACGACAACAGTATACAGAGAAGATGGAATTGGCCAAGAAGAACAGGCTCGCAGCAGGCCTGATTTCGGAGCGCTTTCCCGGGGTTTCCGGCATCATGATCCATCTGACCTATTACCAGAAGATTACAAATCCGATTCTCATGGTGCGTACCGTTCATTTACTTCCGGCAGACTGCGCCTATTTCAACATGGAATGCATGATAAAAGGGTGCGATAACGGCGGCTTCGACTTGAGCTCGATCATCTCGGGCCTCATCAAGAAACGCAAAAAGTCGGGGAAGGGAACGCTCACGTGCAGAGGGAAGGTCGACACCGTTTCGACCGATCATGCGTCTGTCTCCTATGAAATCAGCATCCAGTATCATCGAATAACGAAAAAAACCGTCCTTTAACACCTCTCTTTTTCCCCGAATGAGATTTGACTTTTTGGGGAATTTCTTTTAATCTCATGTAGCTATCGTAAATACTTTGGCATACGAGGTTGGCATGCAAGATACAGCGCTACAGTTGATTCTCCAGGCAGGGTATGTCGTGAAGGCGGTTCTCCTGATCCTCCTCTTCTTTTCCGTATTTTCCTGGGCAATAATCTTCTTCAAGCACCGGTATTTCTTCAAGGCAGCTGCAGAATCCGAATCCTTCCTGAGAGTCTTCAGAACAGGACGTGATACGAAGGGGCTCTTTCACGCGGCGAAGAACCTTACCCTTAGCCCTCTCGCGAATGTCTTCCGATCCGTCTATACGGAAGAGGGGCGTGTAGACAGGGATGAGATAAAGAGGCTCCTCAGGAGATATGAAGCGCTCGAGGTCGCAAAACTCGAGCAGTACCTCAACTTCCTTGCGACGACGGGCTCCACGACACCCTTCATAGGGCTCTTCGGGACCGTCTGGGGGATCATGAATGCCTTCAGGGGAATCGGAGCCGCCGGCACCGCATCGCTCGCTGTCGTGGCCCCCGGCATTGCCGAAGCGCTGATAACAACGGCGGCCGGACTGGCAGCCGCAATCCCGGCGGTCGTGGCTTACAACTATTACCTCAGCCGAGCGCGGAAGATGATCATCGAGATGGAGGACTTCTCGGAAGAGCTCCTCGACTTCTTTTCGAAGGAGACGGCATGAAGGCCGAAAGAGGCAGGACAGCGATGTCGGAGATAAATGTGACACCCCTTGTGGATGTCATGCTCGTCCTGCTCATTATTTTCATGGTCACCGCTCCCCTCCTCCAGCAGGGTATCGATGTGAACCTCCCCAAGGCGAAGGGCAAAGACCTCCCGCCTGAAGAACGAATAACCCTCATCATAAAATCGGGCGGAACGATCTATCTGAATGACAACCCCGTATCCGTGACGGATATGAAGAAGAAACTCGAGTCGATAAGTAAACTGAACCCTAACGTATTCTTGAAAGCCGATAAATCAGTACCCTACGGTCTCGTTGTTGAGGTCATGGGTGAAATAAAGGATGCCGGGATAGAAAAACTCGGCATGATTACCGAGCCAGCAATACAGCTGAAATGAGTGCGGTATCGCTCCAGCGCTCTGCAATCCTCGCCTCCGTCCTCCACGTCTCCCTGTTCGGTATAGCGCTCATCCTCATGAGGCAGTCAAACCATTTTGCTATGCCCTCCCCTTATACCGTGAACCTCGTCAGTCCCGGAGCGGCAACGCCGACTGCGGGAAGCGCAACGCCGACGGCAGTAAAGACCCCTGTTGCGGATAGGGCCGTAAAGCGGCCTGTGCCGCTAAAGCAACCGGAAGTCACCAAGGCGCCGAGCAAACAAGATGAACAACTCTTGGAAGACAGAATCGCAGCCTTAAGGGAAATGGGAAAGATCAAGAGGATTGCGAAATTGAGGGGCATCATTTCCGTGAAGACCGGCAAAGAAGAGGCGAAGATCGGTCCTTCCACGGAAGCGGCGGGGCAACCGAGAGGTTCCCTGACAGAAGACTATGCCGCCCGTGTAGGAGAGGAAATACATCGGCAGTGGCAATTCCCCACTCAGTTATTGAAGGACAGGAGAATCGAAGCGATCGT encodes the following:
- the tolQ gene encoding protein TolQ produces the protein MQDTALQLILQAGYVVKAVLLILLFFSVFSWAIIFFKHRYFFKAAAESESFLRVFRTGRDTKGLFHAAKNLTLSPLANVFRSVYTEEGRVDRDEIKRLLRRYEALEVAKLEQYLNFLATTGSTTPFIGLFGTVWGIMNAFRGIGAAGTASLAVVAPGIAEALITTAAGLAAAIPAVVAYNYYLSRARKMIIEMEDFSEELLDFFSKETA
- the tolR gene encoding protein TolR — encoded protein: MKAERGRTAMSEINVTPLVDVMLVLLIIFMVTAPLLQQGIDVNLPKAKGKDLPPEERITLIIKSGGTIYLNDNPVSVTDMKKKLESISKLNPNVFLKADKSVPYGLVVEVMGEIKDAGIEKLGMITEPAIQLK
- a CDS encoding TonB family protein: MSAVSLQRSAILASVLHVSLFGIALILMRQSNHFAMPSPYTVNLVSPGAATPTAGSATPTAVKTPVADRAVKRPVPLKQPEVTKAPSKQDEQLLEDRIAALREMGKIKRIAKLRGIISVKTGKEEAKIGPSTEAAGQPRGSLTEDYAARVGEEIHRQWQFPTQLLKDRRIEAIVSIRILKNGSLQIIGIEKSSGNPLFDRSGLRAITQASPVTPPPYEMEIGVRFFPGD